The following are from one region of the Paenibacillus sp. JZ16 genome:
- a CDS encoding GntR family transcriptional regulator — translation MPLYQRVQEYIRDLISSQVLKVGDRIPTEKELMERFGVSKITVVNALAGLVNEKIITRVPGKGTFVSEPESEMSATSPINAVKSIHKAGGEMGTRLIGLILPSIYDYFTIRLIQGIQQALNENDYRCVIYLSEGSLDKEKEAIKTCCKIGVEGLLIFPVDEELFNEEILSMKFAGFPFVLIDRYLPGVETHYIASDGRLGVNMAVNYLWELGHREIAICSDSPIQTVTVQERIDGYMNAFKEKGSLINPAHIVTDFEIGSLEQAETHPLYRYIQNRMATAYITLNGSLGVKIYQIARQAGLKVPEDISIISFDDPTSIIEGYSTFTHVKQFERDMGYRAAYTLLEVINSDDGQDGKYFKTLVEPELVIGETTGKNVLFTS, via the coding sequence ATGCCGTTGTATCAGAGGGTTCAAGAGTATATACGCGACTTGATATCGTCGCAAGTATTGAAGGTTGGAGACCGTATTCCTACGGAAAAAGAACTCATGGAGCGTTTCGGAGTCAGCAAGATTACGGTCGTTAATGCCCTGGCCGGCTTGGTTAACGAAAAAATCATAACCAGAGTGCCCGGAAAGGGGACTTTTGTAAGTGAACCTGAATCTGAAATGTCGGCGACTTCTCCTATAAACGCCGTAAAGTCTATTCATAAAGCTGGCGGAGAAATGGGGACACGGTTAATAGGCCTGATTCTGCCCAGCATTTATGATTATTTTACGATTCGGCTTATACAAGGTATTCAGCAGGCACTCAACGAGAACGATTACCGCTGCGTCATCTATTTATCGGAGGGCAGCCTTGATAAGGAAAAAGAGGCAATCAAGACATGTTGTAAAATCGGAGTGGAAGGGTTACTGATTTTCCCGGTTGACGAGGAATTATTCAACGAGGAAATTCTAAGCATGAAATTTGCGGGGTTTCCGTTCGTTCTCATCGACCGTTACCTTCCAGGGGTCGAAACGCATTATATCGCATCAGACGGCAGGCTTGGCGTTAACATGGCTGTAAACTACCTGTGGGAGCTGGGGCATCGCGAAATCGCCATATGCTCCGATTCCCCCATACAAACCGTTACCGTTCAAGAGCGGATCGACGGATATATGAATGCCTTCAAGGAAAAGGGATCCCTCATTAATCCTGCCCACATCGTGACCGATTTTGAAATCGGAAGTTTGGAGCAAGCTGAAACCCATCCCCTGTACCGCTATATCCAAAATCGAATGGCAACCGCCTATATCACGCTAAATGGAAGTCTTGGCGTGAAAATCTACCAGATTGCGCGTCAAGCTGGATTGAAGGTGCCTGAGGACATTTCCATCATCAGTTTTGATGATCCGACTTCCATCATCGAAGGCTACAGCACGTTTACGCATGTTAAACAGTTTGAACGGGACATGGGCTACCGCGCGGCGTACACGCTGCTTGAAGTCATTAACAGTGATGACGGACAAGACGGAAAATACTTTAAAACCCTCGTGGAGCCGGAATTGGTGATTGGCGAGACGACGGGAAAAAACGTTCTCTTCACTTCATGA